A region of [Bacteroides] pectinophilus DNA encodes the following proteins:
- a CDS encoding glycoside hydrolase family 13 protein, with translation MRITKNFDGMTVCEKRLNYLMNVKPILNIHAIFSDAGPEYRIPPEPDKDENVKLRLRTARYNIDEACVVVNNNRIAMHRTFSNELFDFYEADINVGSEKLYYYYEVRVGKVVCYYNQIGVMRDLNPFYNFQIMPGFKTPQWAKGAVMYQIFVDRFCNGDKTNDVLTNEYAYIGQHVERVEEWDSRPNEMDVRRFYGGDLQGVMDKLDYLQDLGVDVIYFNPLFVSPSNHKYDIQDYDYIDPHIGRITDDGGSLLDEGDNDNTKASRYIKRVTGKNNLEAGNEFFAQLVSEAHRRNMKVIIDGVFNHCGSFNKWLDREHIYYASEENYEKGAYVDRNSPYHDFFKFYGDTWPDNNSYDSWWGNDTLPKLNYQGSPKLEEYILRIAAKWVSAPYNVDGWRLDVAADLGYGTEYNHEFWRKFRNVVKKANPDALILAENYGDSYDWLQGDQWDTIMNYDAFMEPVTWFLTGMQKHSDEFRQDMLGNVDNFFGVMNHNMARMGGQAVGIAMNELSNHDHSRFLTRTNRTVGRLASKGSDAASQGVNKAVFMEGVVIQMTWPGAPTIYYGDEAGVCGWTDPDNRRTYPWGHEDKELIAFHRDIIAVHKSSPALMHGSYKMLVAEHNLICYGRFCEDDVVIVVINNGDDERRVNIPAWQTGLTSHDDVEQVLVTYDGGYSTERLGYSVPGGYLDLGLRRTSAVILRKIQY, from the coding sequence ATGCGAATTACTAAGAATTTTGATGGCATGACGGTTTGTGAGAAGAGACTTAATTATCTCATGAATGTTAAGCCTATACTTAATATACATGCCATATTCAGTGATGCAGGTCCGGAATACAGAATTCCACCAGAGCCTGATAAGGATGAGAATGTGAAGCTTAGGCTTAGAACAGCAAGATACAACATCGACGAGGCCTGCGTTGTGGTTAACAATAACAGAATTGCCATGCACAGGACATTTTCTAATGAGCTGTTTGACTTCTATGAGGCAGATATTAATGTCGGAAGTGAGAAGCTTTATTATTACTATGAAGTACGTGTTGGAAAGGTTGTATGTTATTATAACCAGATTGGCGTTATGAGAGATCTTAACCCATTCTACAATTTTCAGATAATGCCGGGCTTTAAGACCCCACAGTGGGCTAAGGGTGCTGTCATGTATCAGATTTTTGTTGACCGTTTTTGTAATGGGGATAAGACCAATGATGTGCTTACTAATGAATATGCATATATCGGTCAGCATGTTGAACGTGTAGAGGAATGGGATTCAAGACCTAATGAGATGGATGTGCGCCGTTTCTATGGCGGTGATCTTCAGGGCGTTATGGATAAGCTTGATTATCTTCAGGATCTCGGTGTTGACGTAATATATTTTAATCCATTATTTGTGTCACCGTCTAATCATAAGTATGATATTCAGGACTATGATTATATAGACCCACATATCGGCAGGATTACAGATGATGGCGGAAGCCTGCTTGACGAGGGGGATAATGACAATACAAAGGCTTCAAGATATATAAAGAGAGTTACGGGAAAGAATAATCTCGAAGCAGGCAATGAATTCTTTGCGCAGCTTGTGAGCGAAGCGCACAGAAGGAATATGAAGGTCATTATTGACGGAGTTTTCAATCATTGCGGTTCGTTCAACAAATGGCTTGACAGAGAACATATATATTATGCATCAGAGGAGAACTATGAGAAGGGGGCATATGTAGACCGCAACAGCCCTTACCATGACTTCTTCAAATTCTACGGGGATACATGGCCTGATAATAATTCATATGACAGCTGGTGGGGCAATGATACGCTTCCGAAGCTTAATTATCAGGGATCACCAAAACTTGAAGAATATATACTGAGAATAGCAGCTAAGTGGGTATCGGCACCGTATAATGTCGACGGCTGGAGACTTGATGTGGCGGCAGACCTTGGATATGGTACGGAGTACAACCATGAGTTCTGGCGTAAGTTCCGTAATGTCGTGAAGAAAGCCAACCCTGATGCGCTTATTCTTGCTGAGAATTATGGAGATTCATATGACTGGCTGCAGGGTGACCAGTGGGATACCATAATGAATTACGATGCATTTATGGAACCTGTTACATGGTTTCTTACAGGAATGCAGAAGCACAGCGATGAGTTCAGGCAGGATATGCTTGGCAATGTAGACAATTTCTTTGGCGTAATGAATCACAATATGGCAAGAATGGGAGGACAGGCAGTTGGTATTGCCATGAATGAACTGTCTAACCATGATCATTCAAGATTTCTTACAAGGACTAACAGGACTGTCGGCAGGCTTGCATCAAAAGGTTCGGATGCTGCATCCCAGGGCGTCAATAAAGCCGTATTTATGGAGGGAGTAGTTATTCAGATGACATGGCCGGGCGCACCGACGATATATTATGGTGATGAAGCCGGTGTATGTGGATGGACCGATCCTGATAACAGAAGAACATATCCGTGGGGACATGAAGACAAGGAACTTATAGCATTTCACAGGGATATAATAGCTGTGCACAAATCAAGTCCTGCACTTATGCATGGATCATATAAGATGCTTGTCGCAGAACATAATCTTATATGCTATGGAAGATTCTGCGAGGATGATGTGGTTATCGTAGTCATTAACAACGGTGATGACGAGCGGCGTGTGAATATACCGGCATGGCAGACAGGACTTACTTCGCATGATGATGTGGAGCAGGTGCTTGTTACGTATGATGGCGGATATAGCACGGAACGTCTTGGATACAGTGTGCCGGGGGGATATCTGGATCTTGGATTAAGAAGAACATCTGCGGTAATACTAAGAAAGATACAGTATTAG
- a CDS encoding GDSL-type esterase/lipase family protein, protein MDKRDNELNNIQNSQAGQESRPKADGMREPRRLAKSVPPSSGTPRRQRPQGQQAKQGAGSASSGAARRPRQQGQQSGERNADGQGRSPQRQSGPGQSRPRRMPNPGAQAKRAEGRRYIPLDEADDSRFTDIKLNKKMRTWNKYKNYIFGGIAIIILVVIVAFSVRSCANDKKQEEESLYSKPSMGPLQVTQGADTQTQTQASTEVQTTQAATQAAGGVVSTTKTAAAEDFTSEASYSKSVFIGDTIVSGMEYYKYLGSDKIIADTNLTASKAADKVSQLASSNPEKVYIMLGLNDLNYNSKTVDSIAQDFASLITQIKQTVPAAKIYLVSVTPITKACESKSSIYITMSNVEALNAKLKEVAATSGATFTDINSAFQDSSGYLNSAVTGNGYNLKNEYYGFLLNTLAEMTK, encoded by the coding sequence ATGGATAAGAGAGATAACGAATTAAACAATATACAGAATTCACAGGCAGGTCAGGAGAGCAGGCCTAAGGCTGACGGAATGAGAGAGCCGAGAAGACTTGCTAAGTCAGTCCCACCTTCATCGGGAACACCGAGACGTCAGCGCCCGCAGGGACAGCAGGCAAAGCAGGGCGCAGGAAGCGCATCTTCGGGCGCGGCGAGACGCCCACGTCAACAGGGACAGCAGAGCGGAGAGAGAAACGCTGACGGACAGGGAAGAAGCCCTCAGAGACAGTCGGGACCGGGACAGAGCAGACCGAGAAGAATGCCTAATCCCGGCGCACAGGCGAAGAGAGCTGAAGGACGCAGATATATACCTCTTGATGAGGCGGATGACAGTCGTTTTACCGACATTAAGCTGAATAAGAAGATGCGTACATGGAACAAATACAAGAACTATATATTCGGCGGTATCGCAATTATAATTCTTGTGGTAATAGTGGCATTCAGTGTCCGTTCATGTGCCAATGACAAGAAGCAGGAGGAAGAGTCACTCTATTCAAAGCCTTCAATGGGACCGCTTCAGGTAACACAGGGAGCTGATACCCAGACTCAGACACAGGCATCGACAGAAGTGCAGACGACACAGGCAGCTACACAGGCAGCGGGAGGAGTTGTATCCACTACTAAGACGGCTGCGGCTGAGGACTTTACAAGTGAGGCATCATACAGCAAGAGTGTATTTATTGGCGATACAATTGTATCGGGAATGGAATACTATAAGTATCTGGGCTCAGATAAGATAATAGCTGATACTAATCTTACTGCATCAAAAGCAGCGGATAAGGTGAGCCAGCTTGCATCATCTAATCCTGAGAAGGTCTATATCATGCTTGGACTTAATGATCTTAACTACAACTCCAAGACTGTAGACTCAATTGCACAGGATTTTGCAAGTCTTATTACACAGATTAAGCAGACAGTTCCAGCAGCAAAGATATATCTTGTTTCTGTAACACCTATAACAAAGGCATGTGAGAGCAAGAGCAGCATTTACATTACAATGAGTAATGTTGAGGCACTTAATGCAAAGTTAAAAGAGGTTGCGGCAACATCAGGGGCAACATTTACGGATATTAATTCTGCATTCCAGGATTCTTCGGGATATCTTAATTCGGCAGTGACAGGCAATGGATATAACCTTAAGAATGAGTATTACGGATTCCTTCTGAATACGCTTGCAGAGATGACTAAGTAA
- the trmD gene encoding tRNA (guanosine(37)-N1)-methyltransferase TrmD encodes MNFHVLTLFPQMILDGMNTSIMGRAISKGKLSVDAVNIRDFSTNKHMKVDDYTYGGGAGMLMQAAPVCAAYRSVEESIGRKPRVVYLTPQGRVFNQQMAWELAQEDELVFLCGHYEGIDERALEMIVTDYVSIGDYVLTGGELPAMVVMDAVARLVPGVLNNDESAQFESFHDNLLEYPQYTRPEEFEGRKVPPVLLCGDHAKVEAWRLEQSIERTKKFRPDLYEKYRQEHPEDTAGKKKR; translated from the coding sequence ATGAATTTTCATGTATTAACATTGTTTCCACAGATGATACTTGACGGGATGAATACAAGTATTATGGGGAGGGCAATCAGCAAAGGAAAGCTTTCTGTTGATGCTGTGAATATCAGGGACTTTTCAACCAATAAGCATATGAAGGTTGATGACTACACATATGGAGGCGGGGCAGGAATGCTTATGCAGGCTGCTCCGGTATGTGCGGCATATCGTTCGGTTGAAGAGAGCATAGGAAGGAAGCCGAGGGTTGTGTATCTTACACCGCAGGGACGGGTGTTTAACCAGCAGATGGCATGGGAGCTTGCGCAGGAGGATGAACTTGTATTCCTGTGTGGACATTACGAAGGTATTGACGAGAGAGCGCTTGAGATGATAGTTACGGATTATGTATCTATAGGTGATTATGTTCTGACAGGCGGTGAGCTTCCGGCTATGGTTGTTATGGATGCCGTGGCGAGACTTGTGCCGGGTGTGCTTAATAACGATGAGTCAGCTCAGTTTGAAAGTTTCCACGACAATCTTCTTGAGTATCCGCAATATACAAGACCTGAGGAATTCGAGGGCAGGAAAGTTCCGCCGGTTCTTCTGTGCGGTGACCATGCTAAGGTTGAAGCATGGAGACTTGAACAGTCAATTGAGAGAACTAAAAAGTTCAGACCGGATCTGTACGAAAAGTACAGACAGGAACATCCGGAAGATACAGCAGGTAAGAAAAAGAGATAA
- a CDS encoding exonuclease domain-containing protein: MIDTYVAIDLETTGTNPAEDRIIEVGAAKVECGRVVSIFSTFVNPQISISPRITSLTGITDEDVAGAPVIADIIADMIAYTKDVPILGHNVIFDYSFIKKAAANSKLEYAKEGIDTLKIARRILPDVPHKNLPALCEHFKIDPGKSHRALDDAISASKLYYALYAVNPEDEMFNKAMVLNYSVKKDSPITPAQKKYLTALAQYHNVAVTVPIDSMTKSQASRMIDGIIGQYGRIPVY; this comes from the coding sequence ATGATAGATACATATGTTGCCATAGATCTGGAGACAACCGGAACCAATCCTGCTGAGGACAGGATAATTGAGGTAGGGGCGGCAAAAGTGGAGTGTGGACGTGTCGTGAGCATATTTTCAACATTTGTCAATCCACAGATATCAATAAGTCCGAGAATAACGTCTCTCACAGGCATTACAGATGAAGATGTTGCGGGTGCACCGGTAATTGCCGATATAATTGCTGATATGATTGCATATACAAAGGATGTTCCGATTCTCGGACACAATGTGATATTTGATTACAGCTTCATAAAAAAAGCAGCAGCTAACAGTAAGCTGGAATATGCAAAAGAAGGAATTGACACGCTTAAGATTGCGCGAAGAATTCTCCCGGATGTTCCGCATAAGAATCTTCCGGCGCTGTGTGAGCATTTTAAGATAGACCCGGGCAAGAGCCACAGGGCGCTTGATGATGCGATAAGTGCATCGAAGCTGTATTACGCACTGTATGCTGTTAATCCGGAAGATGAGATGTTCAATAAGGCAATGGTTCTTAATTATAGCGTTAAGAAGGATTCGCCGATAACGCCGGCACAGAAAAAATACCTTACGGCACTTGCTCAATACCATAATGTGGCGGTAACAGTTCCAATAGACAGTATGACAAAGAGCCAGGCCTCACGCATGATTGATGGTATTATCGGACAGTATGGCAGAATCCCGGTATATTAA
- a CDS encoding AIR synthase-related protein: protein MEDSDSMLSDTVFRRSVLKNITEYRSGSQGILSAVSNGRYAVIDACNALACRGGEPEGINAAVTIPDSYDEKLLKKLIADIDAQCRTCGTHIEDVAVSTSQHIRKPVITASAFGRSSEEMPAGMQKAGGNLDIIASGSIGMSGIMNVLDSHMDEAKKVYADSVINAAAADAGKLSVADRASLAAGAGASYLVAAGDGGIYAALWRLAADNGCGFDINLRDIPVKQEIIEMCELFDINPYELSSTGCMLMTAEDGCGIVDVLNENGYDAVVIGHTTKEKAKMMHLEDEVRYLDVPRNEESERFIQL, encoded by the coding sequence ATGGAGGATAGTGATAGTATGCTCTCGGATACAGTTTTCAGAAGAAGCGTTCTTAAGAATATAACTGAATACAGATCAGGCAGCCAGGGCATATTATCAGCAGTCAGCAATGGAAGATATGCGGTTATTGATGCATGTAATGCTCTTGCGTGCCGCGGCGGGGAGCCGGAAGGCATTAATGCGGCGGTTACAATCCCTGACAGCTATGATGAGAAGTTACTCAAAAAGCTCATTGCAGATATAGATGCGCAGTGCAGAACGTGTGGGACACATATTGAGGATGTTGCGGTCAGTACATCTCAGCACATACGGAAGCCTGTTATAACAGCAAGTGCATTTGGCAGAAGCAGTGAGGAAATGCCTGCCGGTATGCAAAAGGCGGGCGGTAATCTTGATATAATCGCATCAGGAAGTATCGGAATGTCAGGCATAATGAATGTGCTGGATTCGCATATGGATGAGGCAAAGAAAGTCTATGCTGACAGTGTCATTAATGCGGCGGCTGCAGACGCGGGGAAGCTGTCTGTCGCAGACAGGGCGTCACTTGCAGCAGGGGCAGGAGCATCATACCTTGTGGCAGCAGGCGATGGCGGTATATACGCAGCACTGTGGCGGCTGGCAGCGGATAATGGATGTGGTTTTGATATTAATCTCAGAGATATTCCTGTAAAGCAGGAGATAATCGAGATGTGCGAGCTGTTTGATATTAATCCTTATGAGTTATCATCTACGGGATGTATGCTGATGACAGCTGAAGATGGATGTGGTATAGTTGATGTACTTAATGAGAATGGCTATGACGCTGTTGTTATCGGGCATACAACTAAGGAGAAGGCTAAGATGATGCATCTTGAAGATGAGGTGCGTTATCTGGATGTACCGCGTAATGAGGAATCAGAAAGGTTTATACAGCTTTAA
- a CDS encoding Lrp/AsnC family transcriptional regulator, which produces MREKILNMLEKNGRIDIKDMATMLGTNETVIANEMADMEKEHIICGYHTLINWDNTSDEKVTALIEIKVTPQRGVGFDSIAERIYNYEEITSLYLMSGGFDFTAIIEGKTMKSVAQFVSSKLAPLESVLSTSTHFILKKYKDYGTVLDVPDKDERMLVTP; this is translated from the coding sequence ATGAGAGAGAAGATCCTGAATATGCTTGAAAAAAACGGCCGTATTGATATTAAAGATATGGCGACAATGCTTGGAACGAATGAGACTGTAATAGCTAATGAGATGGCAGATATGGAGAAAGAGCATATCATATGCGGCTATCATACACTGATTAACTGGGATAACACAAGCGATGAGAAGGTTACTGCACTTATAGAGATTAAGGTAACTCCACAGCGCGGCGTAGGATTCGACAGTATAGCAGAGAGAATCTACAATTACGAGGAGATTACATCACTGTATCTTATGTCTGGCGGATTTGACTTTACTGCAATTATCGAGGGTAAGACAATGAAGTCCGTAGCACAGTTTGTCTCGAGCAAGCTTGCACCGCTTGAATCTGTTCTTAGCACTTCAACACATTTTATTCTTAAAAAATATAAAGATTACGGCACGGTTCTTGATGTGCCTGACAAAGATGAGAGGATGCTGGTGACACCATGA
- a CDS encoding aminotransferase class I/II-fold pyridoxal phosphate-dependent enzyme, protein MRNPVAKKVTQIEPSGIRKFFDIVSEMQDAISLGVGEPDFDTPWSVREEGIYSLERGRTFYTANAGLKELRIEIGNYISRKYDLHYDAVHEIMVTVGGSEAIDLALRAMVDPGDEVLIPQPSYVSYLPCAVMADAKPVIINLKEENEFKLTRKELEESITDKTKILVLPFPNNPTGGIMTKEELEELVPVIIEHDLYVISDEIYAELTYKGRHVSIASLPGMHDRTVTINGFSKAFAMTGWRLGYAIAPKMIMDQMIKLHQFAIMCAPTNSQFAAVEALKNCDDEVAKMVEAYDQRRRFLIDALRGMGLECFEPFGAFYVFPSIKKFGLSSDEFASRLLREEKLAVVPGTAFGDCGEGFLRISYAYSLTDLKKGLERLQRFINKLQTE, encoded by the coding sequence ATGAGAAACCCTGTAGCAAAGAAGGTCACACAGATTGAGCCTTCAGGAATAAGAAAGTTTTTTGATATTGTAAGTGAGATGCAGGATGCTATTTCTCTTGGCGTTGGTGAGCCTGATTTTGACACTCCGTGGAGCGTAAGGGAAGAGGGCATATATTCACTCGAGAGAGGAAGAACGTTCTATACTGCTAATGCGGGCCTTAAGGAACTGCGTATTGAGATTGGCAATTATATCTCAAGAAAATATGACCTGCATTATGATGCTGTTCATGAGATTATGGTAACAGTCGGTGGAAGCGAGGCAATAGACCTTGCACTTCGTGCAATGGTAGATCCGGGAGATGAAGTGCTTATTCCACAGCCAAGCTATGTATCGTATCTGCCATGTGCGGTTATGGCAGATGCCAAGCCGGTAATAATTAATCTCAAGGAAGAGAATGAGTTCAAGCTTACCAGAAAGGAGCTTGAAGAGAGTATAACAGACAAGACTAAGATTCTGGTGCTTCCGTTCCCGAATAATCCGACGGGTGGAATTATGACTAAGGAAGAACTTGAGGAGCTTGTACCGGTTATTATAGAGCATGACCTGTACGTTATCTCTGATGAGATATATGCGGAGCTGACATATAAGGGCAGGCATGTATCGATAGCAAGCCTTCCGGGGATGCATGACAGAACTGTCACGATTAACGGCTTTTCAAAAGCATTTGCAATGACAGGATGGAGACTGGGGTATGCTATAGCACCTAAGATGATTATGGACCAGATGATTAAGCTTCATCAGTTCGCAATTATGTGTGCACCTACCAACAGTCAGTTCGCTGCTGTCGAAGCACTTAAGAACTGCGATGATGAAGTCGCAAAGATGGTAGAAGCATATGACCAGAGAAGAAGATTTTTGATAGATGCATTAAGAGGAATGGGACTTGAATGCTTTGAACCGTTTGGAGCATTTTATGTATTCCCATCAATTAAGAAGTTCGGACTTTCATCAGATGAATTCGCCAGCAGGCTGCTTAGAGAGGAGAAGCTTGCTGTAGTTCCGGGAACGGCATTCGGTGACTGCGGAGAGGGCTTCCTGAGAATATCTTATGCATATTCACTTACTGATTTGAAAAAGGGATTAGAGCGATTACAGAGATTTATTAATAAACTTCAGACCGAATGA
- a CDS encoding chemotaxis protein CheX, whose product MADFNVNLINPFLMASSSVIRDVCQCELKVGKPYVKGGDFKEDTVMIMIGLTGELRGQVMLVFNEKNALSVVSRMAMMEITEMNELAVSAISELTNMIMGNAATILSTKGIAVDITPPTFCHGSFSVSTAYTKDVCVPLLSDGETFVEVDIAIKGEEE is encoded by the coding sequence ATGGCGGATTTTAATGTAAACCTTATTAACCCATTTCTTATGGCATCATCGAGCGTGATAAGAGATGTATGCCAGTGCGAACTTAAAGTAGGTAAGCCATACGTAAAAGGCGGAGATTTTAAAGAGGATACTGTAATGATAATGATCGGACTTACGGGCGAGCTCAGAGGACAGGTAATGCTTGTGTTCAATGAGAAGAATGCACTGTCGGTCGTAAGCCGGATGGCGATGATGGAGATTACAGAGATGAATGAACTTGCGGTAAGTGCCATAAGTGAGCTTACCAACATGATTATGGGTAATGCCGCGACAATTCTTTCAACGAAGGGAATTGCTGTGGATATTACACCCCCTACATTCTGTCATGGTTCATTCAGTGTTAGTACCGCTTATACGAAAGATGTATGTGTGCCTCTGCTCTCAGACGGAGAGACATTCGTTGAAGTTGATATTGCGATAAAAGGTGAGGAAGAATGA
- a CDS encoding tRNA (cytidine(34)-2'-O)-methyltransferase: protein MINIVLHEPEMPANTGNIGRTCVAAGARLHLIEPLGFHINEKMVKRAGLDYWDKLDVTVYDNYEDFLEKNPGAKIYMATTKAPHTYCDVRYEDDCYIMFGKESAGIPEDILVQHPDTAIRIPMIGDIRSLNLSNSVAIVLYEALRQHDFADMRLHGHLRNYEWSE, encoded by the coding sequence ATGATAAATATAGTACTGCATGAACCGGAGATGCCTGCTAATACCGGTAATATCGGACGTACATGTGTGGCAGCAGGAGCAAGGCTGCATCTCATAGAACCGCTTGGATTTCATATCAATGAAAAGATGGTGAAGAGGGCGGGACTTGATTACTGGGACAAGCTTGATGTAACAGTGTATGATAACTATGAAGATTTTCTTGAGAAGAATCCCGGAGCCAAGATATATATGGCAACAACGAAGGCACCACATACCTACTGTGATGTGCGCTATGAAGATGACTGCTATATTATGTTTGGTAAGGAAAGTGCAGGAATACCGGAAGATATACTTGTGCAGCATCCGGATACTGCAATAAGAATACCTATGATAGGCGACATACGCTCATTGAATCTGTCCAATTCGGTTGCAATAGTTCTGTATGAAGCTTTAAGACAGCATGATTTTGCGGATATGAGGCTTCATGGGCATCTGCGTAATTATGAATGGAGCGAATAA
- a CDS encoding GNAT family N-acetyltransferase, with translation MSDNIFTIKAYNSLTTDVLECIESLNSCMPEYELYYEDEVQADADVFFAAWDGSHLIGFLSFIYVPGCDEAEITALVAPDMRSRGVFGLLLNEARHSAALLNISHFYYAPVHTSDNTPDTASNPSPAYSHSEYLLKLDCNNYPAGNSDNDSGSALYGGLPVPLQEQLAAANLFFHEDEEEESVFCCITDSEDNILSSCFLDDENSYICIWGVETDAHHRRKGLALLLMQCIIAAALTTSNDNNMPAPVFMLQVSGRNTAALNLYKKCGFLTESRIDYYSLHS, from the coding sequence ATGTCTGATAATATTTTTACAATAAAAGCATACAACAGCTTAACCACGGATGTTCTTGAATGTATTGAGAGCCTTAATTCCTGCATGCCTGAATACGAACTTTATTATGAAGATGAGGTGCAGGCTGATGCTGACGTTTTCTTTGCTGCCTGGGATGGCAGCCATCTAATAGGCTTTCTTTCATTCATCTATGTCCCGGGATGTGATGAAGCTGAGATTACTGCACTTGTAGCTCCTGATATGCGCAGCAGGGGTGTGTTTGGCTTACTGCTTAATGAAGCGCGGCATTCGGCCGCGCTTCTTAACATAAGCCATTTTTATTACGCACCTGTCCACACATCAGACAATACACCGGATACAGCATCCAATCCTTCACCTGCATACTCACATTCTGAGTATCTTCTGAAGCTCGACTGTAATAATTATCCGGCAGGGAATTCCGATAATGATTCCGGCTCTGCTTTATATGGGGGACTTCCGGTTCCTTTGCAGGAACAGCTTGCGGCTGCCAACCTTTTTTTCCATGAAGATGAAGAAGAGGAATCAGTGTTCTGCTGTATAACTGATTCCGAAGATAATATCCTGTCATCCTGCTTCCTTGATGATGAGAATTCCTACATATGCATCTGGGGTGTTGAGACAGACGCACATCACCGCCGTAAGGGGCTTGCATTGCTTCTTATGCAGTGTATCATAGCTGCCGCATTAACAACTTCCAATGATAACAATATGCCTGCGCCTGTATTCATGCTTCAGGTATCAGGAAGGAACACGGCTGCACTGAATCTGTATAAAAAATGCGGCTTTCTTACAGAAAGCCGCATTGATTATTATTCGCTCCATTCATAA
- a CDS encoding SDR family oxidoreductase: MGFLTGKTAIITGGGRAVLSNGSCGSIGYGIATAYAKEGANLVITGRNVQKLEDAKEELERLYGIRVLPVQADVSAGADNEAAVQNVVKQAVDTFGRIDVLINNAQASASGVTLADHTTEQFDLAVYSGLYAAFYYMKACYPYLKKTKGTVINFASGAGLFGNFGQCAYAAAKEGIRGLTRVAATEWGPDGINVNIVCPLAWTAQLEKFQQAYPDAFKANVKMPPAGHYGNVETEIGRACVQLASPDFKYMSGETITLEGGMGLRP, from the coding sequence ATGGGATTTCTTACAGGTAAGACAGCCATTATCACAGGTGGAGGACGCGCCGTATTAAGTAACGGAAGCTGCGGTTCTATCGGCTATGGTATTGCAACTGCTTATGCAAAGGAAGGGGCTAACCTTGTCATAACAGGACGTAACGTGCAGAAGCTTGAGGATGCCAAAGAAGAACTTGAGCGCCTTTACGGCATCAGGGTTCTTCCTGTCCAGGCTGATGTAAGCGCAGGTGCCGACAATGAGGCTGCCGTTCAGAACGTAGTTAAGCAGGCAGTTGATACATTTGGGAGAATTGATGTACTTATCAATAATGCACAGGCCTCTGCTTCAGGTGTAACTCTTGCAGACCACACAACAGAGCAGTTTGACCTTGCCGTATATTCAGGTCTTTATGCTGCATTCTACTACATGAAGGCATGTTATCCATATCTTAAGAAGACTAAGGGAACAGTAATTAACTTTGCGTCGGGTGCCGGACTTTTCGGTAACTTCGGACAGTGTGCATACGCTGCTGCCAAGGAAGGTATCCGTGGGCTTACAAGAGTTGCGGCTACAGAATGGGGCCCTGACGGAATCAATGTCAACATCGTATGTCCTCTTGCATGGACTGCCCAGCTTGAGAAGTTCCAGCAGGCTTATCCTGATGCATTCAAGGCTAATGTTAAGATGCCGCCTGCCGGACATTACGGCAACGTAGAGACTGAGATAGGACGTGCATGCGTACAGCTTGCATCTCCTGACTTCAAGTATATGAGCGGTGAGACAATAACACTTGAGGGTGGAATGGGACTTCGTCCTTAA